One Brachionichthys hirsutus isolate HB-005 unplaced genomic scaffold, CSIRO-AGI_Bhir_v1 contig_587, whole genome shotgun sequence genomic window carries:
- the LOC137916001 gene encoding ATP-dependent RNA helicase TDRD9-like, with protein QRPPDVVDEDGLENVTSNNGQVKNPEPGRGAAAPPLASYEYPSLPIKKNRQQLISLIENNSVVIIRGATGSGKTTQLPQYVLDHYIEKKDGACNIAVTQPRRIGATSIARWIATQRKCTLGSLVGYQVGLEKVASEHTRLIYMTTGVLLQKLVQDKSLTEFSHIFVDEVHDRTEDMDFLLLILRKLLHSNSPYVKIILMSATINCREFAEYFGTLVHGKMSPAYVFEVEGAPYAIEDFYLDDFHKLVPRLVEFPHADDPRISAEMYNLAISLIQSFEEVEGRDASSKGGKGGGMTPTERGSVLVFLPGLYEITYMQEALSKLVHKRLQVFPLHSTVTSEEQRGVFLLPVPGYRKIILSTNIAESSVTVPDVKYVIDFCLARHLVCDQDTNYQSLRLTWAAKTNCNQRRGRSGRVSKGYCYRLITKAFWKDDIPDHMIPEMLIAPLSAIMLKVKLLDMGDPRSVLSTALSPPKLSDIVGTVLQLKEIGALSVKDDKGRQNEDGELTFLGRVLAHLPVDLYLGKLVVLGHVFGCLNECLIIAASQSLKSFFAVSSMQQLAGHRSKLAFSRGIPSDSIAFVNAFKAWQSAKRKGQLRHPKDELDWGKENFIQIKRIKEIAELYEDLKKRALKFNMHVSKDTELLDYSSINRQKFILQVAIAGAYYPHYFLQGELDEDLASRELSGFNPRTTVMLRNLPPYSFLYYKQLQSLCRLCGQVKSISFDSSRAYVEFYRTSQDLAVLPEVSLALLLGQQSVPMELSVYPTEQIEMAAGKSTITHMKYTRVNVDFQSQSVCPVGVVTCDIDPEKLPPNPVFAINITEVVDVGHFWGFRSDECSLKTQHHLTAEMNKCPLPPLSMSLYPNLLCAALYAETNDQPSYYRARILHLRGNTVEVFFLDFGNVAVVPCSGLRELPPDLLSPPFQAQEFMVTGMRTSAQSIITGNPWSGRARERFIELVKGHSLLVSLYSILHGVMRVQLLVSTETTNTSVVDILLAEGHAVEAEESFDSKQNHESLMSLYKDMETGAYVPSSTGSSWKNRKAEEKQVIDNLLAHFSTSRQSFSRNKVRLRGPSSPYKLMFHSMSRNTHCMSVFTERGSINSLAVNENPHYKHQKMLVARNVSVSSSGSRITLRETSIMPDIPGLPALILMLFTPIMELRTDEEGTCHTGALCGLGWNSHTGASILSEHDIELAFDVKFDVEDITEINALRVAMNHLMCEGARGMLHLDLDRICHLQDVCCDRLTRLFTRSPAREAVTPVYCEKPKEWNQVDPALKMEIVAPGSRGSRGVPFQLHPIPLLNS; from the exons GTCAGCG CCCGCCGGATGTCGTCGACGAGGACGGCCTGGAAAATGTGACCTCGAATAACGGGCAGGTCAAAAACCCAGAACCTGGGCGGG gtgctgctgctccCCCCCTTGCCAGCTACGAGTACCCCAGCTTGCCCATtaagaaaaacaggcagcag CTGATTTCTCTCATAGAAAACAACTCTGTCGTGATCATACGCGGCGCCACCGGCAGTGGGAAGACCACCCAGCTGCCGCAGTACGTCCTGGACCACTACATAGAGAAAAAAGATGGCGCGTGCAACATCGCTGTTACCCAACCACGCCGGATCGGGGCAACCAGCATTGCCCGATGGATTGCCACGCAGCGGAAGTGTACTCTGGGTAGTCTAGTGGGATATCAG GTTGGACTGGAGAAGGTGGCCAGTGAGCACACCCGGCTGATCTACATGACCACGGGAGTGCTGCTGCAGAAGCTGGTTCAGGACAAGTCTCTCACAGAGTTCTCTCATATCTTCGTAGACGAG GTTCACGACCGCACCGAGGATAtggacttcctgctgctcattCTGAGGAAACTTCTTCATTCCAACTCTCCTTATGTCAAG ATCATCCTCATGTCGGCCACCATTAACTGCAGAGAGTTCGCCGAGTACTTCGGCACTCTAGTTCACGGCAAGATGAGTCCGGCGTACGTATTTGAAGTGGAGGGGGCTCCCTATGCCATCGAGGACTTCTACCTGGATGACTTCCACAAACTCGTTCCACGCTTG GTTGAGTTTCCTCACGCTGATGACCCTCGCATTTCAGCGGAGATGTACAATCTGGCCATCAGTCTCATCCAGAGCTTCGAAGAGGTGGAGGGCAGAGACGCCAG TAGCAAAGGAGGTAAAGGCGGTGGCATGACCCCAACGGAGCGGGGGAGCGTGTTGGTTTTCCTTCCCGGGCTGTATGAGATAACCTACATGCAGGAGGCCTTGTCCAAGCTGGTTCACAAAAG GTTGCAGGTCTTTCCTCTCCACTCCACGGTTACGTCCGAGGAGCAGCGCGGCGTGTTTCTGCTCCCCGTCCCAGGATACAGGAAG ATCATCCTTTCCACCAACATCGCCGAGAGTTCCGTGACTGTTCCAGATGTCAAATacg TGATCGACTTCTGCCTGGCCCGTCACTTGGTCTGTGACCAAGACACCAATTACCAGTCTCTGCGTCTCACCTGGGCGGCAAAAACCAACTGCAACCAGCGCCGAG GCAGGTCAGGTCGCGTCTCTAAGGGCTACTGTTACCGCCTCATTACCAAAGCGTTCTGGAAAGATGACATCCCAGATCACATGATCCCGGAGATGCTG ATCGCTCCTTTGTCCGCCATCATGTTGAAGGTGAAGTTGCTGGACATGGGAGATCCCCGGTCCGTCCTGTCCACTGCCCTTTCACCGCCCAAGCTCAGTGACATAGTGGGGACAGTGCTTCAACTCAAAGAG ATTGGTGCGCTGTCTGTGAAGGACGACAAAGGGCGCCAGAACGAGGACGGCGAGCTCACCTTCCTGGGCCGGGTGCTGGCCCACTTGCCCGTGGACCTGTACCTGGGCAAGCTGGTCGTCCTGGGCCACGTTTTCGGCTGCCTGAACGAGTGTCTCATCATAG CTGCCTCCCAGTCTCTGAAGAGTTTCTTTGCCGTCTCGTCTATGCAGCAGCTTGCCGGTCACCG GAGCAAGCTGGCCTTCAGCCGCGGCATCCCGAGTGATTCCATTGCTTTTGTCAATGCCTTCAAG GCCTGGCAGTCAGCCAAAAGGAAAGGACAACTGAGACACCCAAAG GACGAGCTGGATTGGGGGAAAGAGAACTTCATTCAGATCAAGAGGATCAAGGAG ATTGCAGAACTGTATGAAGACCTGAAGAAGCGCGCGCTCAAGTTCAACATGCACGTGTCGAAGGACACGGAGCTGCTGGATTACAGCAGCATAAACAGGCAGAAGTTCATTCTTCAG GTGGCCATCGCTGGCGCCTACTACCCCCACTACTTCCTCCAGGGGGAATTGGACGAAGACTTGGCCTCCAGAGAACTGAGCGGCTTCAACCCGAGAACAACGGTGATG TTGAGGAACCTCCCGCCGTACAGTTTCCTGTACTACAAGCAGCTGCAGTCTCTGTGCCGTCTTTGCGGGCAGGTCAAAAGCATCTCCTTTGACAGCTCCAG AGCTTACGTGGAGTTCTACAGGACCTCCCAGGACTTGGCGGTGCTCCCTGAGGTGTCCCTCGCCCTCCTTCTGGGGCAGCAGAGCGTACCCATGGAGCTGTCCGTCTACCCCACTGAGCAAATAGAAATGGCTGCTGGCAAGAGTACCATAACCCACATGAAGTACACACG GGTGAACGTGGACTTCCAGAGCCAGTCCGTCTGTCCGGTGGGAGTGGTGACCTGTGACATCGACCCAGAAAAGCTGCCTCCCAACCCCGTGTTTGCGATCAACATCACCGAA GTCGTGGACGTCGGCCACTTCTGGGGCTTCCGGTCGGATGAATGCAGCTTGAAGACGCAGCACCACCTGACTGCAGAGATGAACAAATGTCCTCTGCCTCCTTTAAGCATGTCGCTCTACCCCAACCTGCTGTGTGCGGCCCTTTACGCGGAAACTAACGACCAGCCCTCGTACTACCGTGCCAGGATCCTGCACCTGCGTGGCAACACGGTGGAG GTGTTCTTCCTGGACTTCGGCAATGTAGCAGTTGTTCCCTGCAGCGGCCTCAGGGAGCTCCCTCCCGATCTCCTGTCTCCTCCCTTCCAG GCGCAGGAGTTCATGGTCACTGGAATGAGAACGTCGGCCCAGTCCATCATCACGGGGAACCCATGGAGCGGTCGAGCTCGAGAGCGTTTCATCGAGCTGGTGAAAGGCCATTCGCTCCTCGTGTCGCTGTACTCCATCCTTCATGGCGTCATGCGAGTGCAGCTGCTCGTCAGCACTGAGACGACAAACACCAGCGTGGTTGACATTTTATTGGCAGAAGGACACGCTGTGGAGGCCGAGGAGAGCTTTGACTCCAAG CAAAACCACGAGTCGCTGATGTCGCTGTACAAGGACATGGAAACGGGTGCGTATGTCCCCAGCTCCACCGGCAGCTCCTGGAAGAATCGCAAGGCCGAAGAGAAGCAGGTTATTGACAACCTGCTGGCCCACTTCTCCACGAGCCGCCAGTCCTTCTCCAGGAACAAG GTTCGCCTGCGTGGGCCAAGCAGCCCTTACAAGCTGATGTTCCACAGCATGAGCCGCAACACCCACTGCAT GTCAGTGTTTACGGAGAGGGGGAGCATCAACTCCTTGGCTGTCAACGAAAACCCTCACTACAAACATCAGAAGATGCTCGTGGCTCGAAACGTGAGCGTCTCCTCCTCAG GGAGTCGGATTACGCTGAGAGAAACCTCCATCATGCCTGACATCCCAGGATTGCCTGCCCTCATCCTCATGCTCTTCACCCCCATCATGGAGTTGCG CACTGACGAAGAGGGGACATGCCACACTGGTGCGCTCTGTGGCCTGGGCTGGAACAGCCACACGGGGGCCAGCATCCTGTCCGAGCATGACATCGAACTCGCCTTTGATGTCAAATTTGATGTTGAGGACATCACCGAG ATAAATGCTTTGCGGGTGGCGATGAACCATCTGATGTGCGAAGGAGCCCGTGGGATGCTGCATCTTGATCTTGACAGGATCTGCCACCTGCAGGACGTCTGCTGTGACCGCCTCACAAG GCTGTTCACCAGGTCACCCGCCAGGGAAGCCGTCACTCCGGTGTACTGTGAGAAACCCAAGGAATGGAACCAG GTCGATCCTGCTCTGAAGATGGAAATTGTGGCGCCTGGAAGTCGAGGATCGAGAGGCGTCCCCTTCCAGCTGCATCCCATCCCTCTCCTCAACAGCTAA
- the LOC137916005 gene encoding reticulon-1-A-like isoform X4, translated as MQATADVTKKEGSWSGWKGQAIDLLYWRNVKQSGAVFSGVLLLLFSLTQFSVVSVGAYLALAALSATISFRIYKSVLQAVQKTDEGHPFKSYLEVEISLSQDQISKYADKMLLYANTCMKELRRLFLVQDLVDSLKFAVLMWLLTYVGALFNGLTLLILAVVSMFTMPVVYEKHQAQIDQYVGLIRTHVNSVVGKIQAKIPGSKRKEE; from the exons ATGCAGGCCACGGCCGACGTGACCAAGAAGGAAGGCTCCTGGAGCGGCTGGAAGGGACAGG CGATCGACCTGCTCTACTGGAGGAACGTGAAGCAATCGGGGGCCGTGTTCAGCGGCGTGCTTCTGCTTCTCTTCTCCCTGACCCAGTTCAGCGTGGTCAGCGTCGGCGCCTACTTAGCCCTGGCGGCCCTCTCTGCCACCATCAGCTTCAGGATCTACAAGTCCGTGCTGCAAGCCGTGCAGAAGACCGACGAAGGCCATCCTTTCAA ATCCTACCTGGAAGTGGAAATCTCTCTGTCCCAGGACCAGATCAGTAAATATGCCGACAAGATGCTGCTGTACGCCAACACCTGTATGAAGGAGCTCCGTAGGCTTTTCCTCGTGCAAGACCTGGTTGATTCTTTGAAG tTCGCTGTGTTGATGTGGCTCCTGACCTACGTGGGCGCCCTCTTCAACGGCCTGACGCTGCTCATCCTAG CCGTGGTCTCCATGTTCACCATGCCCGTCGTCTACGAGAAGCATCAG GCGCAGATCGATCAGTACGTGGGACTAATACGGACCCACGTCAACTCGGTGGTGGGGAA GATCCAAGCGAAGATCCCCGGGTccaagaggaaggaggagtaA